The following coding sequences lie in one Halanaerobiales bacterium genomic window:
- a CDS encoding tyrosine-type recombinase/integrase, whose protein sequence is MNKVEPIRDKNKIKEIKNILKKKSYRNYMLFVLGINTGLRIGDLLSLKVEDVKNKSHIIIKEQKTSKNKQFLIN, encoded by the coding sequence ATGAATAAGGTTGAGCCAATTAGAGATAAAAATAAAATAAAGGAAATAAAAAATATTTTAAAGAAAAAAAGTTATAGAAATTATATGCTATTTGTTTTAGGTATAAATACAGGTTTAAGAATAGGTGATTTGTTAAGTTTAAAAGTTGAAGATGTAAAAAATAAAAGTCATATAATTATAAAAGAACAAAAGACATCTAAAAATAAACAGTTTTTGATAAATG